One Trichoderma atroviride chromosome 7, complete sequence DNA segment encodes these proteins:
- a CDS encoding uncharacterized protein (EggNog:ENOG41) yields the protein MSLSPLVHNADNTITLINDRKEIVFCSIVDRDSSEAYGKAVAAGALFLSILGLASGASAPSPALLVGLGGLYLSSQSPFHNFHAIQSPEIVSRVLFLNDVLKLSLDKGKSGVILLFHVQIHGTQVKVTQYEKECSLDINYVGKIIGGDSNDKKDYFTFTVTGTHKLAHRRYLAIRGLSPGGIISHSTESDWKDIPEPGSAIVFDSSGKLVSYFPQKKESHGKDLFEKCTFNFKKDAVLQLVQGESDHISSSLSVLNLADDKHTAVLKMHGWKCNYLGTKIGNALDNELQKALDIIRDHTNKSYWAYQWIRDSQKRNYGDLYGLTWPHDGDTISRVRNSELFFVVEDKDWTYTSTIVKG from the coding sequence atgtctctttctcctctcgtcCACAATGCTGACAACACAATTACTCTCATCAATGACCGGAAAGAGATAGTCTTCTGCTCCATTGTGGACAGAGACTCCAGCGAGGCCTATGGCAAGGCagtggctgctggagcccttttcctctctaTTCTTGGATTGGCCTCTGGTGCCTCAGCACCTTCACCTGCGTTGCTGGTAGGGCTTGGAGGCTTGTATCTGTCGAGCCAATCGCCTTTTCACAATTTTCACGCAATTCAGAGTCCTGAAATCGTCAGCAGGGTGCTTTTCTTAAATGATGTTCTCAAGCTATCCCTCGACAAGGGAAAGTCTGGTGTgattctcctcttccatgtCCAGATTCACGGAACACAAGTCAAGGTCACACAATACGAGAAGGAATGCTCATTGGACATCAATTACGTCGGAAAGATTATTGGAGGTGATTCCAATGATAAAAAGGACTACTTTACCTTTACAGTCACCGGTACGCATAAGCTCGCCCATCGAAGGTATTTGGCAATTCGTGGTCTATCGCCAGGCGGTATTATTTCCCACTCGACAGAGTCGGATTGGAAAGACATTCCTGAGCCAGGATCCGCCATTGTCTTCGACTCTTCTGGAAAACTGGTGAGCTACTTTCCTCAGAAAAAGGAGAGCCACGGCAAGGATCTTTTTGAGAAATGTACGTTTAATTTCAAGAAAGATGCCGTTCTTCAGCTAGTTCAAGGGGAAAGTGATCATATAAGCTCGAGCCTATCAGTCTTGAACCTCGCCGATGATAAGCATACGGCTGTGCTCAAGATGCACGGATGGAAGTGCAACTATCTCGGCACCAAGATTGGAAACGCACTGGACAACGAGCTTCAAAAAGCCTTGGACATCATCCGCGATCATACGAACAAGTCATACTGGGCATATCAATGGATTCGTGATTCTCAAAAAAGGAATTATGGTGACCTGTATGGTCTTACCTGGCCTCATGATGGGGACACTATATCCCGCGTCCGCAATTCAGAGTTGTTCTTCGTTGTCGAAGACAAGGATTGGACTTACACATCCACTATTGTAAAGGGATGA